One window from the genome of Elaeis guineensis isolate ETL-2024a chromosome 5, EG11, whole genome shotgun sequence encodes:
- the LOC105045510 gene encoding uncharacterized protein — protein MEGGSPECASVGSGPKRSSASSHGRPRGSSSSSCKNFLQKFVDSEILTANLEDWFSGISKESGFRKPAFDVPFELTELQNFDYALEGVSFHQFIRMPNTFYASTSDAVEATAHLAIEDFLHASVKGLWETFWSPDEPVPFSVACIHSTSSKFYPAEKAIANGKLEGLCATAILLKNSWHSHGKWDHIVELALLRPDIGSLSMQSDWRPSHAILGEALFFALRVLLSRSLSRSSTVLRNSNCVFVLLVDSQYGGVVKVEGDVSKLDFDVNSVYECAAEWIKEHARITVSPIDRIWNKLGNANWGDIGTLQVLLATFHCIIQFCGMPKYSLEDLATEHSSRLQSRRTERRLVDTRTNGNGLFRFQQHNHSSEIVEVQEESVKFESEGTLKLEKGSVLWMEDTNWQKGFQINEVLADGELPIYVATPVEEQGKALLLYVGSSPTHLEPAWEDMNLWYQVQRQSKVLTSMKQRGLCSKYVPQMVASGRIIHPGECNKPSSGGNCGHPWCGTPILVTSPVGETVSNLIRNGLFGSEEALRCCHDCLSALATASSAGIRHGDIRPENVIRASNGVRHPFFVLIGWGHAVLEERDRPSMNLFFSSTYALQEGKLCAASDAESLIYLLYFSCGGVFPELDSVEGALQWREVSWSRRVIQQKLGDVSAVLKAFADYVDSLCGTPYPMDYEIWLRRLGRTINEDHGKEIDASN, from the exons ATGGAAG GTGGGTCCCCGGAATGTGCTTCAGTTGGCTCTGGGCCAAAACGGTCGAGTGCATCATCACATGGTAGGCCCCGGGGTTCATCATCTTCCAGCTGCAAGAATTTTCTTCAGAAATTTGTGGATAGTGAGATTTTGACAGCAAACCTTGAAGATTGGTTTTCAGGAATATCCAAAGAATCCGGATTCAGGAAGCCTGCCTTTGATGTTCCTTTTGAGCTCACAGAACTTCAGAATTTTGATTATGCTCTAGAAGGTGTTTCTTTTCACCAGTTTATACGAATGCCAAACACTTTCTATGCATCAACATCTGATGCTGTTGAAGCAACAGCACATCTTGCTATTGAAGATTTTCTACATGCTAGTGTTAAAGGCTTGTGGGAGACCTTTTGGAGTCCTGATGAACCTGTACCTTTTTCAGTTGCCTGTATACACAGTACAAGTTCCAAATTCTATCCAGCAGAGAAGGCCATTGCCAATGGAAAGCTTGAAGGTCTTTGTGCAACAGCCATATTGCTCAAGAATAGTTGGCATTCTCATGGGAAATGGGACCACATTGTTGAATTAGCTCTGTTGAGGCCTGATATTGGGAGTCTTTCAATGCAGAGTGACTGGCGGCCTTCCCATGCCATTCTGGGGGAAGCGCTGTTTTTTGCTCTCCGTGTTCTATTATCACGAAGCCTCAGCAGATCATCAACTGTTCTTCGCAATTCAAATTGTGTTTTTGTGCTTCTTGTTGATTCACAATATGGTGGGGTGGTAAAAGTTGAAGGTGATGTGAGTAAGTTGGACTTTGATGTTAATAGTGTATATGAATGTGCGGCTGAATGGATAAAAGAACATGCCAGAATTACTGTTTCTCCCATTGATCGAATTTGGAACAAGCTTGGGAATGCCAATTGGGGTGATATCGGAACTCTACAGGTTCTTCTCGCAACTTTCCACTGTATCATTCAGTTTTGTGGAATGCCAAAGTATTCACTTGAAGATTTAGCTACAGAACATAGTTCCCGTCTACAGAGTCGAAGAACAGAAAGGCGTTTGGTAGATACACGTACAAATGGAAATGGGTTGTTCCGTTTCCAGCAACACAACCATTCCTCTGAAATTGTCGAGGTCCAAGAAGAATCTGTAAAATTTGAATCTGAAGGAACTCTGAAGCTAGAAAAAGGCTCAGTTTTGTGGATGGAAGACACAAACTGGCAGAAGGGTTTCCAGATTAATGAAGTGTTAGCTGATGGTGAACTTCCAATTTATGTTGCGACTCCTGTGGAAGAACAAGGAAAGGCACTTCTATTATATGTTGGTTCTAGTCCAACTCATTTGGAACCTGCATGGGAGGATATGAATTTGTGGTACCAGGTTCAGAGGCAGTCTAAAGTGTTGACTTCAATGAAACAGAGGGGATTGTGCAGCAAGTACGTTCCCCAAATGGTTGCATCTGGACGCATAATTCATCCTGGTGAATGTAACAAACCAAGCTCTGGTGGAAACTGCGGTCATCCATGGTGTGGTACCCCCATCCTGGTCACCTCTCCTGTGGGTGAGACAGTTTCCAATTTGATAAGAAATGGTTTATTTGGTTCTGAGGAAGCTCTCAGGTGCTGCCATGACTGCTTATCCGCCCTGGCAACTGCATCCTCTGCTGGAATCAGGCATGGGGACATCCGTCCAGAGAATGTGATCCGTGCGAGTAATGGCGTCAGGCATCCCTTTTTTGTACTGATTGGGTGGGGTCATGCAGTTCTTGAAGAAAGGGATcgcccatcaatgaatcttttcttctcttctacaTATGCTCTCCAGGAAGGAAAACTAtgtgcagcatcagatgccgagAGTCTTATCTATCTGCTATATTTTTCATGTGGTGGCGTATTCCCAGAGTTGGATTCAGTTGAAGGGGCACTTCAGTGGAGGGAAGTGTCATGGTCAAGAAGGGTTATACAGCAGAAGCTTGGGGATGTGTCAGCAGTGCTGAAAGCCTTTGCTGATTATGTGGACAGCCTCTGTGGGACTCCATATCCAATGGATTACGAGATATGGTTGAGAAGGTTGGGAAGAACAATTAATGAAGATCATGGGAAGGAGATTGATGCGTCAAATTAG